GGTCACCAGGAACGAACTCGCCAGCCCGTACATCCTCGGCGTCTCCTCCGGCGCCGGGCTCGCGATCCTGCTGACGCTGGTCGTCTTCGCGGGGATGGCGAGCCTGCTGCCCGTCGCCGCCGCGCTCGGCGGCGCGGCCGCCTTCCTCGTGGTGTACGCGATCGCGTGGAAAGGCGGCACGAGCCCCATCAGACTCGTCCTCGCGGGCGTCATCGTCGCGACGATCTGCAACTCGCTGCAGACCGCGCTCTACCTCTTCGCGGAGGACATCTCGACGGTCCAGTCGGCCGTCGCGTGGACGACCGGGTCGCTCACCGGCGCCGACTGGGGCGACGTGCGGCTCGTCTTCCCGTGGACCGTGCTCTCGATGGCGCTCGCGCTCGCGGGCTCGCGCCAGCTGAACGTGCTCCTGCTGGGCGAGCGGACCGCGGGCGCGCTCGGGATGTCCGTCGAGCGCGTCCGCTTCGGCCTCTCGGGGGTCGCGATCCTCGCCGCCGCGGCCTCGATCGCCGTCGCCGGCATCGTCGGCTTCGTCGGCCTCATCGTCCCGCACGTGGTGCGGACGATCGTCGGCAGCGACTACAAGCGGCTGCTGGTCGGCTGTCTGTTCGTCGGTCCCGCGCTGCTGGTGTCGGCCGACGTCGGTGCGCGCCTCGGGATGCAGGTGCTGTTCGACAGCGCGAACCAGCTCCCCGTCGGCATCCTCACCGGGCTGATCGGCGGGCCGTACTTCCTCTACCTCATGCGGCGGCGCCAGCGACTGGGTGATCTCTGAGATGCCCGACTCGACGAACGACCTCCGCTCGCGACCCGCCGACGACGGCTCCGAGGGATCGACCGACGCCCCCACTAGGTCCGAGCCGGGCCCGGGACCGCCGGCTGTCGCCAGCCGGCTCGTCGGCGAGGACCTGGAGATCGGCTACCCGACGACCGAGGAGCCGGTCGTCGACCTCGACCGGCTCGACCTCCCCGCGGGCGAGGTGACGGCGCTGGTCGGCCCGAACGGCAGCGGGAAGTCGACGCTCCTGAAGTCGCTCGCGCGCCAGCTCGAGCCCGAGGCGGGCGTCGTCTACCTCGACGGCACCGACGTCGAGACGTTCGGGAACAAGGCGTTCGCCCGCCGGGTCGGCCTGCTCTCCCAGGAGAACGAGTCACCCGGCAGCGTGAGTGCGGAGGAGCTGATCTACTACGGCCGGTACCCCCACCGCGGCGTCTTCGACACCGTCGACGAAGACGACCGGGAGGCCGTCGAACGCGCGATCGAGCTCGCGGGGGTCGAGCACCTCCGCGGCGAGCCCCTCGGCGAGCTGAGCGGCGGCCAGAAGCAGCTCGTCTGGATCGCGATGGTACTGGCCCAGGAGACCGACGTCCTCCTGCTCGACGAGCCGACGAACCACCTCGACCTCCACCACCAGCTCCGCGTGATGGAGGTCGTCGAGACGTTGAACGAGGAGCGCGGCGTCACGGTCGGCGTCGTCCTCCACGACGTCGCCCAGGCAGCCCGCCACGCGGACAACCTCATCGCGCTCCTGGACGGCGACGTCTACGACTGGGGGCCGCCGAACGAGGTCGTCACCGACGAGCTACTGGAGGAGGTCTTCGGCGTGATCGCCACCGTCGGCTACGGCGAGGAGGGGCCGACGATCATGCCCCACCGGCCGGTCGACGCGGACGAAACCTAGTCCGAATCGCTCAAGTACGCCAGCCATCTACCGGCTATCGTGTCACAGCAGGTCGGCGAGGTCGAGACCATCTTCTGTCACGAGACCGGCAACGACTACCTCGTGGTCGTCACCCGGGACGGCGAGCGGCTGTTCCGGGCGAAACTCGGCCTCTCGGAGACCTCCGCCGGCCCCCGCCCCGCGAAGTTCCGCATCAAGCGCGGCTCCAGCGAGGAACCCCGCCAGCCCGACGAGTTCGTCGAACTCGCCCGCCGGGCCGACCGCATCCGCATCTCCGAGCAGACCTCCCCCGAGGGGCGAAAGGAACTGCGGGAGATGTTCGGGGGCTACCAGCTGGAGGCGAAGGCGGTCCGGACCTGCCGGTACTGTGCCTCCTCGGGGCGGTACTCGCCGATCACGACCGAGACGGCGATCAAGGACGGCCAGGACTGGATCTGTACGGACTGTGCGAGCCGGGAACTCGAACGACAGCTCTCGTACGTCGGCGACGTCACCGGCGCGGCCAGGGAACGCCTCGAAGAGCTGATGCTCGAAGTGCAGGACCTCGAACGGATCGTCAACCTCCTGAAAGGCCGGCTCGACCCCGACCTCACGAAGTTCGACACCATCTCGGCGACGGTCGACGAGGTCGATCCCGTCCACGTGGACTCGCTGGGCCTGCACCCGAAGCTACAGGGGATGCTCGAAGACCGCTTCGACACCCTGTTGCCGGTCCAGAGCCTCGCGGTCGAAAACGGCCTGTTCGACGGCGACGACCAACTCGTCGTCTCGGCGACGGCGACCGGGAAGACCCTCGTCGGGGAGATGGCCGGCATCGACCGCGTCCTCGAAGGGGAGGGGAAGATGCTGTTTCTCGTCCCCCTCGTGGCGCTGGCGAACCAGAAGTACGAGGACTTCCGGGACGAGTACGGCCACCTCGTCGACGTCTCGATCCGGGTCGGCGCGAGCCGCATCGCCGACTCGGGCAACCAGTTCGACCCCGACGCCGACGTCATCGTCGGCACCTACGAGGGGATCGACCACGCCCTGCGGACGGGCAAGGAACTGGGCGATATCGGGACGGTCGTCATCGACGAGGTCCACACCCTCAAGGAGGAAGAGCGCGGCCACCGCCTCGACGGGCTGATCTCGCGGCTGAAGTACACCACCGAGCGACGCGCAAAGCGCCGCGACGACTACGGGGGTGCCCAGTGGATCTACCTCTCGGCGACCGTCGGCAACCCCGAGCAGCTTGCGGCGGCGCTCGAATCGAAGCTGATCGAGTTCGAGGAGCGGCCCGTCCCGATCGAACGCCACGTCACGTTCGCCGACGGCCGCGAGAAGGTCCGCGTCGAGAACAAACTCGTCAAGCGGGAGTTCGACACCGAGTCCTCGAAGGGTTACCGCGGCCAGACGATCATCTTCACCAACTCGCGGCGGCGCTGTCACGAGATTTCGCGCAAGCTCGAGTACGCGGCCGCCCCCTACCACGCCGGCCTCGACTACAAGCGCCGCAAGACCGTCGAGCGAAAGTTCGGCGACCAGGAACTCGCGGCCGTCGTGACGACGGCGGCGCTCGCGGCCGGCGTCGACTTCCCGGCCTCGCAGGTGATCTTCGACTCGCTGGCGATGGGCATCGAGTGGCTCTCCGTCCAGGAGTTCCACCAGATGCTCGGCCGGGCGGGCCGGCCGGACTACCACGACGAGGGGAAGGTGTACCTCCTCGTCGAGCCCGACTGTTCCTACCACAACTCGATGGAGATGACCGAAGACGAGGTCGCGTTCAAGCTCCTCAAAGGCGAGATGGAGTCGGTGATGACCCACTACGACGAGGACGCGGCCGTCGAGGAGACGCTCGCGAACGTCACCGTCGGCGGCCGGGCCGCCAAGGGGCTCAACGACCGGATGCTCGGCGAGGTGCCGACGAAACACGCGATCGGCAAGCTCTTGGAGTACGAGTTCATCGACGGCTTCGAGCCGACGCCGCTGGGTCGCGTCGTCACCGAACACTTCCTCGAACCGGGCGAGGCGTTCGCGCTGCTCGACGGCATCCGCAAGGACGCCCACCCGTACGACCTCGTCGCCGACATCGAGTTGCGCGACGCCGACCTCTGAGCGCCGGTCAGGGGACGAACGCGATCCCGAACAGCGACAGCAGGATCACGAGCAACGCGCCGGGGAACCCCCCGACCGCGACGATGACCAGCGCGACGGTCGTGACGGCGACCTGGAGGCCGAACACCGCCTGCGCGAGAAACAGGACGAGGAGACCGACGACCGCGTTGACGATGAACGGCCGTACCGTCCGTACGACCGTCGAGGCGCCGAGGACGGCGGCGAGCACGAGGACTAACAGGAGAATTTCGAGTCCCGTAACCATACAAACGCTAGCGCTGCAACGGACAAAACCGTTCGGAACGGAACGAAACCCTTTACGGCTCGGCCGCGAAAGGCGTCGTACGGGACCGTGGGTTAGCCTGGTATACTTCGGGCCTTGGGTGCCCGTGACCGCGGTTCAAATCCGCGCGGTCCCACTCCTCCGTGACGAACGGCCGTGAGGAGCGAGGCGTGAACGGAGCGCGGGTTTGAATCGGGGAGGAGCTTCGCGCCGACCGCTGTTCGAATCCGTGCAGTTACGACCAGCGCGCGAGACGAGGCCATCGGGAGAGCGCGGGGGACGCGGATCGCCGGCCGTCAGTCGCTCTGGATGCGCGGCGCGAGGACGTAGGTGACCTGGCCCTGCCCCTCCGCGAAGTCGAAGTAGATCTCGACCGGGAACTCCTCGCCGAGGTCGAGCGTGACTTCGGCGTCGGCGGGGATGGCCTTGTTCATGTCTTTGAGGTAGTCGAGGCTGAACAGCGAGTGGGCCGTGCCGACCTGCAGGTCGATGAGGTCTGCAGACGTAAGTTCGAGGTGGACGTCGTCGGTGTCGCCTTCGGCGTCGACGTAGAAGGCCTCGTCGGCGTCGTCGACGCCCAGCGCGATGTGATCGGAGACCATGTCGGCGGCTTTCACCGCCCGGTTGACGTCCTTCCCTTCGAGCACGACGCGTGCGGGCAGGTCCAGGTCCGGAATGTCGGGCTCCTGGCGGATCGAATCCGGATCGATCAGCGCGAGAGTGTACTCGAGGCCGTCGATCTGGATGTGGAGCTTGCGGGTCTCCTCGTCGAGTTCGAGTTCGACGAGCTGGCCGGCGTCGGCCATCCCCGCGATGTCTTCGAGCCGCGAGAGGTCGACGCCGATCAGCCCGCCGTCGGCCTCGTACGATTCGAACGCCGCCGCCTCCAGCGACAGGTCCACCATCGCGACCGTCGCGGGGTCGATCGCCTGTATCCGCAGGCCGTCTTCCTCGAGGTGGATCTTGCACTCGTCGACCAGCGTGCTCACCGGTTCGAGCGCGCTGGTGAGCGCCTCCGCGCTCACGATGGCCTTGAACATGTGTTCTGGGCTGTGGCGTGCAGCGTAAAAAACCACCCGTTGTCGTCGCGCGAGCGGCGCAATCGCGCGTTTCGCGGGGGCACCTGGGCCGCCACCACAGCCGTAATCCCGTCCGCGGCGGTCGGTCGCCGCGATCACTTCCGCCGCGGTATACGACCATTTATACGGGATGGCGACCTTAGACGGGTGCAATGGCGCAAGCGGGCAACTCGGAACTCGTCGACGCGTTCGAGCAGTTCTTCCGCAGCTACTACGACACCGAGATCAAGCAGCTCGCCCAGCGCTACCCCAACGAACAACGGTCGCTCTACGTCGACTGGAACGAGCTCTACAAGTTCGACCCCGACCTCGCCGACGACTACATCAACCAGCCCGAACAGCTCCAGCGCTACGCCGAGGAGGCCCTGCGGCTGTACGACCTGCCGATCGACGTCAGCCTCGGACAGGCCCACGTCCGGGTCCGGAACCTGCCCGAGTCCGAGTCGCCCGAGATCCGCGAGATCCGCGCCCGGCACATGAACAAGCTCGTGCAGGTGCGGGGCATCGTCCGCAAGGCGACCGACGTCCGCCCGAAGATCGAGGAAGCCGCCTTCGAGTGCCAGCTCTGTGGCACCCTCACTCGCGTCCCCCAGTCCAGCGGTGACTTCCAGGAACCCCACGAGTGTCAGGGCTGTGAGCGACAGGGGCCGTTCCGCGTCAACTTCGACCAGTCCGAGTTCGTCGACGCCCAGAAACTGCGGATTCAGGAGAGCCCGGAGGGACTGCGCGGCGGCGAGACGCCCCAGTCGATCGACATCCACGTCGAGGACGACGTCACCGGCGAGGTCACCCCCGGCGACCACGTCGCCGCCGTGGGCGTGCTCCGACTCGAACAGCAGGGCAACCAGCAGGAGAAATCGCCCATCTTCGACTTCTACATGGAGGGCGTGTCGGTCGACGTCGACGAGGAGCAGTTCGAGGACATGGACATCACCGACGAGGACAAAGAGGAGATCGTCCGCCTCTCGGAGCAAGACGACGTCTACGAGCAGATGGTCGCCTCCATCGCCCCCTCCATCTACGGCTACGAGCAGGAGAAACTCGCGATGATGCTCCAGCTGTTCTCGGGCGTGACGAAGCAGTTGCCCGACGGCTCGCGGATCCGCGGGGACCTGCACATGCTCCTGATCGGCGATCCGGGGACCGGGAAATGCGTCCGCGGAGACACGAGGGTGACACTCGCCGATGGACGGGACGTACCCATTCGGGAGCTCGTCGAGTCGAATCTCGACGATCCGAAACCGATCGACGACGGCTGGTGGGACGAGGTCGATATCGAAGTCCCCTCGCTGCAACAGGACGGAACGATAGCCGCGCAGCGAGCGACGAGGGTCTGGAAACGGGAAGTGCCCGAGCGGATGTTGCGGATTCGGACGGCGAGCGGCCGCGAACTCGAGGTGACGCCGTCGCACCCGTTGTTCGTCCAGCGAGACGGTTCTTGTAGCCCAGTCACCGCGGATACTCTGACCGAGGGAACGTTCGTCGCCACGCCACGACGCCTTCCGACCGACGGAGACGACTCACTGGAAGTCGATTACCGCCGTTCGAGGTCGAGAAACGCTGTCCGGCTCGAGTTACCCGACGAGTGGACGCCGTCGCTCGCCAGATTACTCGGCTACATCGTGGCGGAGGGCTACGTCGAGAAGCGATCCGACAACACCGGGTTCGTCTCGATCACGAACAACGACGAGGAAGTCCGCGACGACGCCAAACACGCTCTCATCGAACTCGGATTAAACGTCACGGAGCGAGGTTCGAGCGAGGGAAGGGACGCCCGAGAAGCACTCCGTTTCTCGGGGGAATTCGTGAGTTTCCTGCAGAATCTCGACGCGCGGTTACTACAGTCCTCGAGCGAACAGCGCGTTCCTCGGCAGTTGCTACGAACTTCGCGGCGTATCAAGGCCGAGTTCCTCAAAGGGTTCGTCGAAGGAGAAGGGCACGTATCCGCCTCTCAGCGCGAGATTACGGTCGCGTCGACGAGTCAGGAGTTACTCGAAGGAGTCCGAACGCTTCTCCTCTCGTTCGGCATTCGCTCGCAACTCCACCGACGACACAACGGCAGCCACCGGCTCCGGATTAGCGGGTCGGCGTTCGAAAAATACGTCTCGACGATCGGTTTCGTGACGGAGCGAAAACGGAGTGCCGCCGGCCAGTACGTCGACGTGGACGGGAATACGAATACGGACGTCGTCCCGAAGGTCGGTACCGAGCTACGTCGGCTTCGTGATTCGCTCGGGCTTGCGCAGTCGGAGTGCGGTCTCCCTCGGAGCACGTACCAGCACTACGAACGGGGGTCGCGAAACCCCAGCAGGGGAAGCCTTCGTGAGGTCGTGTCTGCGTTCAGGCAGGCCCTCCCCTCCGAGGTTACGGGGGAGGACGGTCAGATCTCCACCGACGGTGGTACGCTCGCGACTGCAGTAGAGCAACTCCAGCAGCTAGCTGAGGGCGATGTCTGCTGGGACCGAATCGAAGCCATCGAGACGATCGAACCCGACTACGACTGGGTGTACGACCTCGAGGTCGAAGAAACACACAACTACGTTTCGAACGGAATCGTCTCACACAACTCCCAGATGCTCGGCTACATCCAGAACATCGCCCCCCGATCCGTCTACACCTCGGGTAAGGGTTCGTCCTCGGCCGGTCTCACCGCAGCCGCTGTCCGCGACGACTTCGGCGACGGCCAACAGTGGACCCTCGAGGCCGGCGCGCTGGTGCTCGCCGACCAAGGGATTGCTGCAGTCGACGAACTCGATAAAATGCGCTCGGAGGATCGGTCGGCTATGCACGAAGCGCTCGAGCAACAAAAAATATCGGTAAGTAAGGCCGGTATTAATGCAACTCTTAAATCTCGGTGCTCGCTGCTGGGCGCCGCCAACCCGAAGTACGGCCGGTTCGATCACTACGAGCCGATCAGCGAGCAGATCGAACTCGAACCGGCGCTCATCTCGCGGTTCGACCTGATCTTCACGGTCACCGACCAGCCCGACGAGGAGAAGGATCGGAACCTCGCCGAGCACATCATCAACACGAACTACGCTGGCGAGTTGACGACCCAGCAACGGGAGATGACCTCGCTGGAGGTCTCCTCCGAGGAGATCGAGGAGATGACGGCGAAAGTCGACCCGGCGATCGACGCCGAACTCCTCCGGAAGTACATCGCCTACGCCAAACAGAACTGTCACCCGCGGATGACCGAGGCGGCCCGCGAGGCGATCAGGGACTTCTACGTCGACCTGCGCTCGAAGGGCACCGACGAGGACGCGGCGGTCCCGGTCACCGCACGAAAGCTCGAGGGGCTGGTTCGCCTCTCGGAGGCGAGCGCCCGCGTCCGGCTCTCCGACACCGTCGAACTCGAGGACGCCGAGCGCGTGATCGAGATCGTCCGCTCGTGTCTGCAAGACATCGGGGTCGACCCCGAGACCGGCGAGTTCGACGCGGACATCGTCGAGGCGGGCACCTCGAAGTCCCAGCGCGACCGGATCAAGAACATCAAACAGCTGATCAGCGACGTCGAGGAGGAGTACGACGACGGCGCCCCGATCGACATCGTCCTCGAACGGGCCGACGAGATCGGGATGGACCGCTCGAAGGCCGAACACGAGATCGAGAAGCTCAAACAGAAAGGCGAGGTGTACGAGCCGAGCACCGACAACCTGCGGACGACGTGAGCGGCTCCCGGCCGAAAGTGTTCGTGCGAAAGAAAAAGAATTTCAACCAGTAACTATGAGCAATAGCCGACGATGAAGGATCGTCTGGACGGGGCGTTTCTGGTCGTCGCCGACAGCCCGAAGGCGCGAGAGACGCTCCGGAACGTCTGTAACGCGTACGAGGAGGCGATCGTCAGGCGATTCGGTCGCGCCGTGGTGGTCGAGGCGACGGAGTTCGGCGCCTTCCTCGCGTTCCGCCTCCGGGAAAAACACGGCGGGTCCGTCCGCCTTCGGCGGGTTCGGCCGGTCGAAGCGGACCGTCCCGACTACCGACGGGCGCGAGATGCGGCGGCGGCGTTCGAGGCCCGCGAGAACGAGAGTACGCCGTACCCGAAGTTCGCCGCGGGAACCGACTACCCGTCGCCGGAGGAGATGCGCGACCGGCCGCTCGGCCGGCCGAAGGACGGCGAACGGCTGTCGCCCGACGCCGACTGATCGCCTGCAGGTTCGTACGCGAACGCGGGCGAGGGTTCGGGAAATCGGGACGAGGGCAGCGCCGCGGCGGCCGGCGTGGACAGCCGGAGGACCGGTTCAGTCGAGTTCCGCGAGGAGTTTGACGGTCGAACGGATCGTCACCGGCGAGACGTCCGCGACCTCGGCCGCGGCGGCCTGGGTGACCGTCGCCGCGTCCGCGTCGCGGGCGACGGCGTACAGGCAGGCCGCGGCGACGCCGCTCGGGTTTCGCCCGCCGATCAGCCCCGCTTCGAGCAGCGCTTCGACGCGTTCGCGCGCGCCGCGTTCGACGTCGGCGTCGAGGTCGAGTTTCGAGGCGTAGCGGGGGAGAAACTGCGTCGGGTCGATCGGTCCGGTCGGCAACTCGAGTTCGCGGTTGAGCGCGTCGTACGCCGCCTTGAGTTCGGCCTCGTCGGCGCGTGCGACGTCGACGATTTCGTCCATCGTGCGGGCGATCGAGAGGGTGCGACAGGTCGCGTAGACGGCCGCCGCCGCGAACCCTTCGAGCGAGCGGCCCCTGAAGAGCCCCGCCGTCTGGGCCGACTCGAACAGCGCACAGGCCTGTTCGCGGACGCTAATCGGGAGCGAGAGCTGGGCGACGACGCGGCGGATCTCGGCGAAGCCGTAGACCTGATTGCGGTCGGCCTTCGAGGCGATCCGGGCGCGGTTGTGTTCCCTGCGCAACCGGGCGAACTGCCGGCGTCGCCGCCCCGTCAGCCGCGCGTCCGACCCGTAGCCGATCTCGGTCGAGAGGCCGCGGTCGTGTCGCGAGCGCGTCAGCGGCGCGCCGGTGCGACGTCGATCCGACTCCTCGTCGAACGAGCGCCACTCGGGGCCGCGGTCGATGGCGTCTTCGGCCAGCACGAGCCCGCAGTCCCGGCAGATCGTTTCCGTCTCCGTGCTCACTAACGGCCCGTCACACTCGGGACAGGACGGGGCCGCATCCGCACCCTCCATCGGTAGTAGCGTTTGGATTCCGCATTCCACTTAAACCTGTTCTAAATGTTGAAATATTACTATTCCAATCCGAATCCGCGTACCAGTTAGCGGTACGTTCCCGCGTTCCATCGGGCGTTCCGCGATCGAACGGGGCGAGCGAGCGACACGCAGACGGTATATCAACTTCCGTACCAAACTGGTCGGATGCCGGCGGGAGTGAGTAGTGCCGCGAAACGTCGAACGCTACTTCGGGCAGGCGGCGCCGCCTCGCTCGCGGCGGTCGCCGGGGTGGGACCGGGTGTCGCCTCGAACGACGACGTACGGGCCCTTCGGTGACGGAGACCCGGACGCGATAGTCCCCGACGAACCGGTCGACGGCTGGTGGCGCCGTCGCCGTCCATCGCGCCGACGCTCGACTGAGTCGGACCGGGCCGCCGACCGCCGCGCCTACTCGCCCGACGTCTCCGGGTCGGGTCGCGTCACGTACTCGAACAACTCGTCCTCGGTCACCTCGAGTCCCTGCCGGGAGAAGAAGGCGGCGACGTTCCGGCAGTCGCGTTCGAGGAACTCGCGGCTGTTGGGGTGGTGGACGGTGACCGCCTGTCCGAGGTCGATGACGACGAGTTGGCCGTCGTGGAAGACGACGTTGTACTCGCTCAGGTCGCCGTGGACCAGCCCCGCCGCGTAGAGCCGTCGCATGTACTCCCGGAGGACCTCGTAGGCGGTCTGTGGGTTCTCGACGTGGACCTCGCCGAGGCGCTTCGCGCGGCCGTCCTCGTCGCCGATGTACTCCATCACGAGGACGTTACGTTCGGCGGCGATGGGTTCCGGGACGGTGACGCCGGCCGTCTTCGCGCGGCGGAGGTTCGCCAGTTCCTTCTTGACCCACGCGAGGACGACGTCCTTCTTCTTGCCGCCCAGGCCCTCGAAGCGGGGGTCGCCTTCGAGGTAGTCGCGCATCTGCCGGAAGTTCGAGGCGTTGATCCGGTAGACCTTGACCGCGACCTCGCGGTCGTCGCCGAGCGCGTGGTAGACGTTGGCCTCCTTGCCAGTCGAGATGGGGCCACCGAAAGCCTCGACGTGGCCGTCCTGAACCAGTTTGTACAGCGCCGCGAAGGTCGCGTCGTCGAACACCGACTGCTCGACTTTGAACTGGTCTGCGTCCTTGATCCGTTCCTCGAACTGTTCGAACTCCCGGTCGCGCTTGCGGGCGATGCGGTCGGCCTCGGTGTCCGAGACGTCGATCTCCTCCCACTCGTCGCCGGGCGTCTCGGCCTCGTCGAGGTCGACCAGTCCGTACTCCGGTCCCTGTTCCATCTACTCGGTCGTAGTGGCTCTGACGGGTAAAGTACTGGGTCTCGTTCACACACTCGATCGGCGGCGCGCCTTCGAGGGCGACGGTCGGACCGAACAGGTTCGCCGCGACACCCGAATAGACTTATTTACGTGTTCGTGGTCGGGGAACACCATGAGTGACGTTAGCACGAGTGATGGCGTGGAACCGGACCACGAACACCACCACGACCACGAGGGCCCCGGCTATTCGACGCCACAGGCCGCCATCGAGGAGGGCGGTCGGGAGAAACTGGCCTACGTGATGAGCCTCTACGTCGGCACCGACGTCGACGCGCCGGACTTCGTGGCGGTCGTCGACCTCGATCCCGACTCGGACACGTACTGCGAAATCGTCGATCGCGTCGAACTGCCCAACCGCGGCGACGAACTCCACCACTTCGGGTGGAACGCCTGCTCGTCGTCCTGTCACGTCGAGGGACTGGAGCGTCGACACCTGATCGTTCCCGGCCAGCGCTCCTCGCGGCTCCACGTGATCGACACGAAAGACCGACGAAATCCCGAACTGGTCGAGGTGATCGAACCCGAGGAGGTCTTCGAGTACGACCTCTCGGCACCGCACACGGTCCACTGCGTTCCGGACGGGAAGATCATCATCAGCATGCTCGGGGACGCCGATGGCGACCTTCCCGGCGGGTTCCTCGAGTTGAACGACGACTTCGAGATCGAGGGTCGGTGGGAGCCGCCGGGCGAGATCGAGATGAACTACGACTACTGGTACCAGCCCCGCCAGAACGTGATGGTGTCGAGCGAGTGGGCCGCCCCCAAAACGTACTACCCCGGCTTCGACCTCGACGACGTCGAGGCCGGCAACTACGGCCAGAAGCTCCACTTCTGGGACTGGGAAGACGGCACCGTCGAGCAGACGATCGATCTCGGCGAGGAGGGGCTGATTCCGCTGGAGGTCCGGTTCCTCCACACCCCCGAATCGACCCACGGGTTCGTCGGGGCCGCGCTGTCGTCGAATATCTTCCACTTCTGGGAGGACGACGGAGAGTACCGCGCCGAGAAGGTGATCGACTTCGAGAGCCGCGAGCACGACGACTGGGACATGCCGGTCCCCGCGCTCCCGACGGACATCCTGATCTCGATGGACGATCGGTACCTGTTCGGCTCGAACTGGCTCCACGGCGACGTCTGGATGTACGACATTTCGGACCCGTCGAACCCGCGAAAAGCCGACTCGCTCTCGGTCGGCGGCACCTTCGGCGAGGTCCAGGAGGTGCAGGGTCGCGAACTGGCCGCCGGGCCGCAGATGATCCAGCTTTCGCTCGACGGCGAACGGCTCTACTGGACCACCTCGCTGTTCTCGTCGTGGGACGACCAGTTCTACCCCGAGGAAGCCGAGCGCGGCTCCGTGATGCTGAAAGCCGACGTCGATCCACGCAACGGGACGATGACCCTCGACGAGGACTTCCTCGTCGACTGGGGCGAGTGCCCGGCGGGTCCGGCCCGCGCCCACGAGATCCGCTGGCCCGACGGCGACTGCACGAGCGACGTCTGGCAGTGACTCCGGCCCGCTACGACGTCACCCTCGACCGGGTCGGCGGCCCGACGCGGACGATCGAGGTCGACGAAGACGAGACGGTGCTCGAGGCCTCACGGCGGAGCGGGGTCTCGTTGCCGTACGGGTGTCGGACCGGCGCGTGCGGTACCTGCGTGGGCCGGTTGCTGGCGATCGAGGGTGCGGAGAGTGGCGACGACACGACCGACGCGGATGGAACGCCGATCGACGTCGCGGAGGCGTTCGCGTACCGGCGCGAACCGCGGGCGCTGAAACCGCGCCACCGGGACGACGGGTACGTCCTCCTGTGCATCGCCAGCCCGCGAGCGAACTCTCGGGTCGCCGTCGGCTCGCGGGTGCAGTCCGAACTGGTCGACAACCCCTGGAAGTAGCGCTGGAGAACCGCGAAACGGGCGGCGATCGATCCGGCCGGCGAACCAGCCGGTTCGATTCGGATATCCCGCGATCGGCGTCGGGGACAGCTCCGTTCTATCGGTGACGGGACAATCGCAGAACCGCTCTTGAGGGAGCGTTTTCAACAGTAGGCGGCAGTATCGACGGGACAGTAGACCAGCGCGTCGATCGTCAAAGGGGATACCATCGTCACCGGAATATTTCAGATATCGTTGAATTTTATAAAATAGTACCACAAGCGATTAGTACGAGGCTGACGGGAACTAGAGAAGAGAATCACCACAGAACAGTGTAGTTTGCGTGACGTTTATGAACAGATACAGTGGAAAGCGGTAGCTTGGTATCGGACGTGAACTCACGAATAAATGAAGCTTCCAGAGAATGCAGTCCGG
The Salinilacihabitans rarus DNA segment above includes these coding regions:
- a CDS encoding LAGLIDADG family homing endonuclease, translating into MAQAGNSELVDAFEQFFRSYYDTEIKQLAQRYPNEQRSLYVDWNELYKFDPDLADDYINQPEQLQRYAEEALRLYDLPIDVSLGQAHVRVRNLPESESPEIREIRARHMNKLVQVRGIVRKATDVRPKIEEAAFECQLCGTLTRVPQSSGDFQEPHECQGCERQGPFRVNFDQSEFVDAQKLRIQESPEGLRGGETPQSIDIHVEDDVTGEVTPGDHVAAVGVLRLEQQGNQQEKSPIFDFYMEGVSVDVDEEQFEDMDITDEDKEEIVRLSEQDDVYEQMVASIAPSIYGYEQEKLAMMLQLFSGVTKQLPDGSRIRGDLHMLLIGDPGTGKCVRGDTRVTLADGRDVPIRELVESNLDDPKPIDDGWWDEVDIEVPSLQQDGTIAAQRATRVWKREVPERMLRIRTASGRELEVTPSHPLFVQRDGSCSPVTADTLTEGTFVATPRRLPTDGDDSLEVDYRRSRSRNAVRLELPDEWTPSLARLLGYIVAEGYVEKRSDNTGFVSITNNDEEVRDDAKHALIELGLNVTERGSSEGRDAREALRFSGEFVSFLQNLDARLLQSSSEQRVPRQLLRTSRRIKAEFLKGFVEGEGHVSASQREITVASTSQELLEGVRTLLLSFGIRSQLHRRHNGSHRLRISGSAFEKYVSTIGFVTERKRSAAGQYVDVDGNTNTDVVPKVGTELRRLRDSLGLAQSECGLPRSTYQHYERGSRNPSRGSLREVVSAFRQALPSEVTGEDGQISTDGGTLATAVEQLQQLAEGDVCWDRIEAIETIEPDYDWVYDLEVEETHNYVSNGIVSHNSQMLGYIQNIAPRSVYTSGKGSSSAGLTAAAVRDDFGDGQQWTLEAGALVLADQGIAAVDELDKMRSEDRSAMHEALEQQKISVSKAGINATLKSRCSLLGAANPKYGRFDHYEPISEQIELEPALISRFDLIFTVTDQPDEEKDRNLAEHIINTNYAGELTTQQREMTSLEVSSEEIEEMTAKVDPAIDAELLRKYIAYAKQNCHPRMTEAAREAIRDFYVDLRSKGTDEDAAVPVTARKLEGLVRLSEASARVRLSDTVELEDAERVIEIVRSCLQDIGVDPETGEFDADIVEAGTSKSQRDRIKNIKQLISDVEEEYDDGAPIDIVLERADEIGMDRSKAEHEIEKLKQKGEVYEPSTDNLRTT
- a CDS encoding transcription initiation factor IIB — protein: MEGADAAPSCPECDGPLVSTETETICRDCGLVLAEDAIDRGPEWRSFDEESDRRRTGAPLTRSRHDRGLSTEIGYGSDARLTGRRRRQFARLRREHNRARIASKADRNQVYGFAEIRRVVAQLSLPISVREQACALFESAQTAGLFRGRSLEGFAAAAVYATCRTLSIARTMDEIVDVARADEAELKAAYDALNRELELPTGPIDPTQFLPRYASKLDLDADVERGARERVEALLEAGLIGGRNPSGVAAACLYAVARDADAATVTQAAAAEVADVSPVTIRSTVKLLAELD
- the rio1 gene encoding serine/threonine-protein kinase Rio1 — translated: MEQGPEYGLVDLDEAETPGDEWEEIDVSDTEADRIARKRDREFEQFEERIKDADQFKVEQSVFDDATFAALYKLVQDGHVEAFGGPISTGKEANVYHALGDDREVAVKVYRINASNFRQMRDYLEGDPRFEGLGGKKKDVVLAWVKKELANLRRAKTAGVTVPEPIAAERNVLVMEYIGDEDGRAKRLGEVHVENPQTAYEVLREYMRRLYAAGLVHGDLSEYNVVFHDGQLVVIDLGQAVTVHHPNSREFLERDCRNVAAFFSRQGLEVTEDELFEYVTRPDPETSGE